The nucleotide window cacaaacctactcatctcatccctagggtttgacaccaaagatggggcatacttagacaattgggtaaacctcaaggaatactcttgcacactcatattaccttgccgaagattgataaactcctcaaccttacactccctcatctcacggggaaagtacctaccaaggaaagcttccttaaactcctcccattctataggatcCGCTCCCACCGGCCTATTAgccttccattgagtgaaccaaatttgggcaacatctttcaattgataggagGCAAGCTCCGCCTTTTCTCttgaagtcacccccatagcactcactaccttatacacttcatccaaaaattcttggggatcctctcccaccttagAACCTAGAAAcaccggaggattcatcctcacaaagtctctcaacttagaagccatagtaccctcattagcattcaccctaggccccataTCTCTAGTCGCTTGAGCCGCCATGGCTCGGGCCAAGATTAAGAAAGCcgacctaatctcttcattggtCATATCCGGGGGAACCACCGGAACCTCATTCTCTTGCTCACCTATAGGAACTTGATTGCATTGCACACCTTGACCATTTTGCACAACTTGGGGAGGAACTTCCTCATTCACATCCTCTTCTCCTACTCTCCTTGCGGGTCTCcctcttgtattcatatcctataaacacaagagaaggataaggataagaacacttatagaaccacactctaaggcacgactttaagaatatgaaagaagtgtaacttctagcatcctatagcctctcgctcatagatgtgtcgcgactcacaccgatgaacaagactctactagatgtggcatGTGAGACATCGatcctaaaaaaaaacatttccaaaatcttatgctctgataccatgtttgtcacgacccgggagcacccccaagtcgtaacaaggcgtactcgaccccgaaggggtcttatacaagccacatagtcattcattgcattcaataatgaaaatagtgcggaaaaaaaaaaaaaaacttatttacatccacacatttaaacttcttaaaacaactttaaaaacacacagcggaagtctaagtctcacatggccatcttagacacagtcgcaaaacataagtagggacacggccctttacaatcaaaagaagtctattacatgaacaaaagaacttaaaagtcttgtcctcgaatccatgaggacataccaagtcttggaggaaagcaatccaacacttcaaactagctaggagggatcacttgccggaacctacacttatagtaaaaatatgaagaatatgggttagtacacaaaatgtactaagtatgatgaccatgcaaaacatgcttaaaaagggacattttagttagaaaccatgcattatgccacctttttgaaatatcatgaacaatagcataaaagacatacaagacaagcataacatcaagtaagtcataatatcacctttaaacaatatcaacatgaaaacctttaccttggaccttcacctcaagaaacccttatgctatacctcgtgcaatgtatggatgacgtcccataccaccatccatactaaggcaccacatttaggtcacttaaagtaacttatcattcctttctttcacctttgcacaatattcatacataagaggtatatcattaattaagacatgacaagggaaaataactcgtaatataacccaagtataacatgcataacatattaagcatttaagagccaacattctttaataacctcatttagggtacattcatgtcacagtcattaggatttagagaaactcactatgaccctctccaagcctactcgtgcaatgtataggtagcatcccatactactacctacactttgtagaacctgtcaagaaaccataatgaaatctcacatgatgggaagtaagcgtttaaccgacatagaccatgagagcttgtcatggaatccggtgtcatgagtccccacaccgaaaagaggtggtctacttgcctaaggaagaccggtatatatagcttaatggatccactagcttcctatgcgggcacatagtttatgggataaggtagacgatcattgaaactcatgcctaactgtcgggggagtttccatctaaccaaatccgctcggtgcttagcctacattcccatagaatagttcattactttgacatcatcacacatgaaagggtgccataagcctaccgattcaaggtacattatttaacacatgaaagggtgccataagcctaccgattcaaggtacatttaggaaagctcattaactcctcttgaaagggtgccatgggcctaccgattcaagtctcatcattaacctttatggaaaggtgccataggcctaccgaatccaaggttcattacttatcattaatggaagggtgccattagcctaccgatccaaggttcattataagcatgtgtggaagggtgccataagcctaccgatccaaggattcaacaatcaacaatataatcatttatacaagaaaatgatgcataagccctaccaattcaaggtatactttatattgaagaatccttcatattatatcatcaacattcatgagtgtcatcaacacatctctggatttccatacatctcataactcaaactttaaagcatcgattcatcaattctccatagttggacattttgtcaaacaccttgaaggcatgtaatggaatcaaagagcatggaaaatagggtagtaattatgcaaccaaaccagtgaacaacctacaacaacacctttacattcataacatgatcacattatcttcattgaattctcattcgtataatgtcatgataacactccaatttctcatactatgcctttaaggccataagcctcacataccaatacaccaacaatacaccataaaataagcatgggtaatgacatacttcaacaatctaaagacctttaaacaagtttgattcatatacattcattatctagcaacccacttcataaaggcataaactaggaatagagagaaatcatgggttcatggagtattttcatcttaaatcgtcaatacaacaacaatataaccataaagtgccattagaaaccttttaaaaccatttggtggaagaacccatgagattgagtgaaaacctagatttttcatactttgaaataactttggatttggctccttgaatggaaaattagacaaggatcaagaccaccatacctttgctatgatctcccacgaaatttgatgaagaaagccttgaatccaaagccctagctcccacttcttcttcttcttaaatggaggattgtagagagggaaatgtttttagggatgggaatgaactaatggtatataggaaataatataagtccttcgaaaaaaatggtccaacagttagaaaaaatttcaggcgggtgaacagtaaatgaacagtaaaatcagctactggaatttgcctttttctgccggacagattttacgaaaatgggcataacttcttcgtccgaactccgaatgaggtgaaacgaagtgagttaggtagctaactcaaagggctttccatggatatattattggccacccaaataatttgtgtgctagaagatatgaccctccaaagtagaccctcgaaaaaggcttcacttggaaatttcggattttgatacggttgctctaaaatttgggttagacccatttcccactcaatttgaccccctaaacaagaatatgaagtcggattttcgaaaaacgaaacggatcttttaatatacagctaaacaagtttccggtaacttccgaagcacatttttaagaacttttgattcaaattcaaatataatcatttccttaagttctcgactctaaactcacatgtgaggctctagtttcactctatcattttccgagtcgttacaccTACTCACATCACGCACATAGGCCAAATATGATAAGCATCCACTAGCCACTAGCCTTCTAGCACGAATAAAAGAGGTAACCCCAACTGGTGTGCTACCACGAGATCCCTGCCACACCACCGGAGGAATACCGGGAATGGCTAAGGTAACGGTCTTAGAAAAGCAATCTAAAACAGCGCGATAAGGGGATAACCAGTGcatgcccagaatcacatcgAAATCAACCATGTCAAGCAATATAAGAACATCCCGGGTGTTACGCCCTtggatagtaactaagcaagatcgaaatacctgatccactactaaagactcacccacGGGGGTCGACACACGCAACCGAGCTACCAAAGGCTCAGACATCATACTCAATTGAGAGGCATAGTAAACAGAAACATACGAAAaagtagagcctggatcaaataaagCCAAGGCGGGCTGCAGGCATaaaagaatagtacatgtgatcacatCGTCTGATGCCTCAGCCTCCGCCCTCGCTGGAGCTGCATAGAAATGGCCATGTCTGCCTCTGCCGTGACCACCAAACCTACCACCTGTCTTGCCTCTTCAgggaccaccccgtataccctgCTGACCACCTCTACGGTCCTGAACCTGACCACGGCCTCTAACTCGAGGTGCTGGTAAAGCTGGAGGAGCTGCATGAGGAGCGGAAGCAATCCGACTATGCTGACGGTAGTCCCTGGCCCAATAACCCATCTCACCACACTCATAGCAACCCTGTCGAGGGCGACTACCAGAAGAACGACTACCATGGCCTAAAGAACCCGACTGAAACACCTTACGGCCCCGACTCAAACTAGCCTCACTCCGACCACCATCTAATGCCTGAAGAGAGGCCTGTGTAGGTCTGCTAGACTAACCCTATCGAAACCGTCGTCCGGCCCTGTCATTATAATCTCTAGACCAGGGTGGGAGTCACTGTAGTTGCCCTCATGCCTAGCCCTCTTCTtgctgcccccttgggcctcgcgatgAAAATGCTCCATAGTACTAGCATGGTCAACTACGTCTAGAAACGATTGACCCGCAGAAACTAAGGAATGGGTCTCAAGCCGAAGCTGCAATCTCAACCCACGAACAAAACACCTAACTCGCTCCTCCTCTATAGATAATATCATCTCGGCATGACGAGAGAGCTCGTGGAACCTAGTCTCGTACTTTGCCACCGACATGGAGCCCTGCTCCAACCTGCAGAACTAATCCCTGAGGCGGTTTCTAACGCTGCGATAGATAAACTTTGCCAAGAAGGCCTCAAAAAACTCATCCCATGATTCCGATGGAGATCCAACTGGCCTGGTCTGAATGAATGTGTGCCACCACTTCCTGACTGGCCCATCTAGCTAGTAAGCGATGAAGTCAGCCCCTCTAGACTTCACACGGCCCAAAGTGTGAAGCCTCTCACGACAAGTAGTaagaaactcgtgggcatctTCACCCACAGCCCTAGAAAACTTCGGTGGTGTCTACCTGAGAAACAGACCAAGCATCTTTTGGTCCTCAAGTGGCATAGGTCTATCCGCTGCCAAGGGCTGTACTCCTTCAGGTGGTACCTGGACCTGAGGTGCCCTCACAGGCTGATCCTGCGGTACTAGTGCTGGTGTAGTTGAGGTGAGTGGCTGTTGCATCCCCCCAAGCACACCTAAGTCCTGAGAAATAGCGGCCTGAAAATCTGGAGTCAAAACTAGTTCAGGTGGCAGCTGGGCTGGCCACGGCCCCACCGGCTGATCTGGTATACGAAGTGCTGAAGGTCTGCTACTAGCTATGGATCCTCCTCTCTCTCTTGGAATGATGTTGCGGCCCCATCTCGACCTCGGGGTCAGCGTCTACCCCAAGCTGGGGCTCTGTCTACAGGCTTGGGTGCATTACCCCCAGCTCACCATCTCGCGAGCAAGCCATCCTgcgaaagagtgaaacaagaGAGATCTTAAGGAACCAGTAAGACACATGCTGCACGAAAGTGAAACAAAACACGAAATCTTTCTAAGGACATCCTGTGGtctcccgaagataagttacAGACGTCTCCGCAAGACTCTATTAGACgatagctctgtacaagtgagaccggtGAACCTAAGGCTCTGAAaccaacttgtcacgacccgatttctcgagtcatgatgacacctaccaCACCATAccaataggtaagccaacccgtgaCCCAGAATATTAAGCAATGAGCGAAAGGGCAGAAACTAACgataacaataatataaacaaGAATAACAAGGCAGAAgaaacccaaaataaatatatacagaaatccctcccagaacctggaagtcactagtacagagctatctaataaaaagtacaagtcccaaaagtagACCACAACAGAGTGTGTCTCAAAGGtaacaagactagctaaaacaaaagaaggagacaGAACAAACCCCAAAATAGCAAGTGCTCGCCCTCATCTCTGAATCACAGCTGCAAAAAAAGTTTGGAACTAATCACCACTGGTAACTGGTACTGGGatctgcatcacgaaatagatacagagcgtagcatgagtaccaacacaataggtactcagtaggcatcacaggccgactgagcaaaaagggtaaaaacaataagaaaggataaaatctagacacagagaggtcaaagcggttaagaaaagaaagcacacgagcataccagaaacaaactaagtacaactaaactaaacctaactggaccccatatgcccagaaggtacactcatgCGCAAGCTCAAATAAAACCTGAACGAACCACCATAAGCCCGACAGGTACACAGAAAAGCTAAGTCTATTGAGACCGAAGAAAATCGAGCTCCCAGCCTaaagtaactaagataatccatcaTACTCCACCCAGCCAGCCGTGCACTCACAGCCCNcgtagcatgagtaccaacacaatAGGTACTCgataggcatcataggccgactgagcaaaaagggtaaaaacaataagaaaggataaaatctagacacagagaggtcaaagcggttaagaaaagaaagcacacgagcataccagaaacaaactaagtacaactaaactaaacctaactggaccccatatgcccagaaggtacactcatgCGCAAGCTCAAATAAAACCTGAACGAACCACCATAAGCCCGACAGGTACACAGAAAAGCTAAGTCTATTGAGACCGAAGAAAATCGAGCTCCCAGCCTaaagtaactaagataatcca belongs to Solanum stenotomum isolate F172 chromosome 1, ASM1918654v1, whole genome shotgun sequence and includes:
- the LOC125854064 gene encoding uncharacterized protein LOC125854064, whose amino-acid sequence is MNTRGRPARRVGEEDVNEEVPPQVVQNGQGVQCNQVPIGEQENEVPVVPPDMTNEEIRSAFLILARAMAAQATRDMGPRVNANEGTMASKLRDFVRMNPPVFLGSKVGEDPQEFLDEVYKVVSAMGVTSREKAELASYQLKDVAQIWFTQWKANRPVGADPIEWEEFKEAFLGRYFPREMRECKVEEFINLRQGNMSVQEYSLRFTQLSKYAPSLVSNPRDEMSRFVTGVSDLVKEECHTAMLHNDMNISRLIVYAQSIEESKLKRMNRNVKRGRSDEQSQPRFKKRAQDQDFSSAPKVNQDKGGGSQFSKPTCTTCGKRHYGKCLAGTNGCYGCGKNDHKVKDCPTFTARGREAKQASKDGTVPIPPNYGRFYALQASKDKEANPNEGAGSGK